A single window of Gossypium arboreum isolate Shixiya-1 chromosome 13, ASM2569848v2, whole genome shotgun sequence DNA harbors:
- the LOC128286797 gene encoding uncharacterized protein LOC128286797, whose amino-acid sequence MAFKTKYGLYEWLVMPFGLTNTPSTFMRLMNYVLRSFIDFAKTFEIECDASGVGIGVVLTQEGRPVAYFSKKLSGAHIKGQHKLNRRYAKWVEYLESFPYVIKHKKGKDNIVADALSRRYTLLSYLDSKILGFALLKDTYANDSDFGEIYVNCENGVFDTFYRYEGFIFKEGKLCIPCGFVRDLLVHEAHSGGLMGHFGVNKTLATLHEHFYWPQM is encoded by the exons ATGGCGTTCAAGACCAAATACGGGTTATACGAGtggttggttatgccttttggtcttaCCAACACGCCTAGCACGTTTATGAGGTTAATGAATTACGTATTAAGGTCATTTATCG ATTTTGCGAAGACTTTCGAGATCGAGTGCGATGCCTCAGGTGTGGGAATTGGTGTTGTTTTGACACAAGAGGGCCGACCTGTGGCTTATTTTAGCAAGAAACTCAGCGGAGCC CATATCAAAGGCCAACATAAATTGAACCGCCGCTACGCGAAGTGGGTTGAATATCTTGAGTCGTTTCCATATGTCATCAAGCacaagaaaggtaaagataatataGTGGCTGATGCGCTCTCGAGAAGGTATACCTtgttatcatatttggattcCAAAATTCTAGGTTTTGCTTTATTGAAAGATACTTATGCTAATGACTCTGATTTTGGTGAGATCTACGTTAATTGCGAAAACGGTGTTTTTGACACTTTTTATAGGTACGAGGGCTTCATTTTCAAGGAAGGTAAATTATGCATTCCCTGTGGATTTGTTCGAGACTTACTAGTGCACGAGGCACATAGTGGCGGGCTTATGGGCCATTTCGGAGTCAATAAGACGCTTGCCACTCTCCACGAACACTTCTATTGGCCACAGATGTGA
- the LOC128286917 gene encoding uncharacterized protein LOC128286917, whose product MDIGRGKGASKCSETGTEESDGNGISKHSLMHPELVGNQSYTHSSGTSTGTSDHSQEHIELGVASDLFYFNQDVFNGTESSKVVSAKQQRLSSSSSSTSSTDDQFQANKKLSDSRSGIAFTSSSKRDDEHHVSATATSTSRVPSFLHGPTVTISPPLQMMDQEGGYDPYRISSSVFKRRNSLTPADWSIASNESLFSIQVENNSFSREHFLNSKSGEFSQSDEELFALSPSTDKKSVEFEKSEGTLISDDGAKDKTDPSAEEPNEEKPTYPPRFWTSPTHSNVGTSVNSFAFPVLEDGRNVVSMEEKREQQQQQQRQGREEEQEPLSSSTPSKLSCCGNCCSCFPCCQRQWQCCTWHWHWCRSCHNCCQGK is encoded by the exons ATGGACATTGGCCGTGGGAAGGGAGCCAGTAAGTGTTCAGAAACAGGCACAGAGGAAAGTGATGGGAATGGAATCAGTAAGCATTCATTGATGCATCCGGAACTTGTTGGAAACCAAAGTTATACACATTCGAGTGGGACGAGTACTGGAACCAGTGATCATTCACAAGAACATATAGAACTTGGTGTTGCAAGTGATCTTTTTTACTTCAACCAGGATGTATTCAATGGAACCGAAAGTAGTAAAGTCGTCTCAGCCAAACAGCAGAGACTGTCCTCTTCATCCTCATCCACTTCATCTACAGATGATCAGTTTCAAGCTAATAAAAAGTTATCAGATTCCAGATCAGGCATAGCTTTCACTTCTTCTTCTAAACGTGATGATGAACATCATGTCTCTGCTACTGCAACATCTACATCTCGAGTTCCTAGTTTTCTACATGGACCAACAGTGACAATATCCCCTCCACTCCAAATGATGGACCAAGAGGGAGGATATGATCCTTATAGGATTTCCTCTTCGGTCTTCAAAAGAAGAAATTCCTTAACACCTGCAGATTGGAGTATTGCTTCTAATGAGTCATTATTTAGCATTCAAGTAGAGAACAACAGTTTCTCCAGAGAGCATTTTCTGAACTCAAAATCCGGAGAATTTTCCCAATCAGATGAGGAGTTATTCGCGTTAAGCCCATCCACTGACAAAAAGAGTGTTGAATTTGAAAAGAGTGAGGGAACTTTGATATCAGATGATGGTGCAAAGGATAAAACAGACCCAAGTGCTGAAGAACCAAATGAGGAAAAGCCAACATATCCACCGAGATTCTGGACCTCACCCACCCATTCCAATGTTGGAACCAGTGTAAATTCCTTTGCCTTTCCAGT CCTTGAAGATGGCAGAAATGTTGTTTCCATGGAAGAAAAAAGGGAGCAACAGCAACAGCAACAAAGACAAGGACGAGAAGAAGAACAAGAGCCCTTGTCATCTTCAACACCCTCGAAATTATCTTGCTGCGGAAACTGTTGCTCTTGTTTTCCTTGTTGTCAACGGCAATGGCAATGCTGCACATGGCATTGGCACTGGTGTCGCTCCTGTCACAATTGTTGTCAAGGAAAATGA